One window of the Acaryochloris sp. CCMEE 5410 genome contains the following:
- a CDS encoding sodium:solute symporter family protein, with amino-acid sequence METLIPYIAIATYLLVTLGIGLIGYRQQKNTVEDFFLANRNIGPILLFFTLASTNFSAFFFLGFAGAGYRIGISYYPMMAFGTGFAALSFYYIGYKAWLLGKQKGLITPSELIQDRLPSQPLKLLFMAVMVIFTLPYLTLQPIGAGYLLESLTGGAIPYLWGASLLTVAIVFYVFLGGMKSVALTDVLQGVLMCVLMLVAVFAIAQGLGGFSVANQTVYDLKPALFSRSGLDQSFTPKTWFSYMCLWSFTLPMFPQMFMRFYSAKSPQPLKISVLLYPIVAGVLFICPVLIGVWGHIAFPDLVGKAADQIFPMMLTKYTSTGLSSLVMVGALAAFMSTMDSQLLALSSMLTRDVYTAYFRKDASLTEQTLVGRIWVIVLAGIGLGIAANPPETILAFATQAFTGLSVLFPTVIAALYGRNVRASSCLVSIVVGELAVLGVQIKVIPSSWMLGFLPVVPIVALSALIIILGSVFSPTPAHQPSDNHYRPSDKTY; translated from the coding sequence ATGGAAACACTGATTCCCTATATTGCCATTGCAACCTACTTACTCGTTACCCTAGGCATCGGCCTGATCGGGTATCGCCAACAAAAGAATACCGTCGAAGATTTCTTTTTGGCCAACCGCAACATCGGCCCTATCCTCCTCTTTTTTACCCTGGCCTCCACCAACTTCAGCGCCTTCTTTTTCCTGGGATTTGCTGGAGCAGGCTATCGCATTGGCATTAGCTACTATCCAATGATGGCCTTTGGCACAGGGTTTGCCGCCCTCAGCTTCTATTACATTGGCTACAAAGCCTGGTTGCTCGGCAAGCAGAAAGGCTTGATTACCCCCTCGGAACTAATCCAAGATCGCCTGCCTAGCCAGCCTCTCAAGCTCCTGTTTATGGCCGTAATGGTCATTTTTACCTTGCCCTATCTCACCCTTCAGCCCATTGGAGCCGGATATCTCCTCGAAAGCTTAACGGGCGGAGCGATTCCCTATCTGTGGGGAGCGTCCCTATTGACTGTGGCCATTGTCTTCTACGTGTTTTTGGGCGGGATGAAAAGTGTGGCCCTGACGGATGTACTGCAAGGGGTGCTGATGTGCGTGCTGATGCTAGTGGCCGTGTTTGCTATTGCTCAAGGGTTAGGGGGCTTCTCGGTCGCCAACCAAACCGTCTACGACCTCAAACCCGCGCTATTTTCCCGGAGCGGTTTAGATCAGTCCTTTACCCCCAAGACTTGGTTTAGCTACATGTGCCTGTGGTCTTTTACCTTGCCCATGTTTCCCCAGATGTTTATGCGGTTTTACAGTGCCAAAAGCCCTCAGCCCTTAAAGATCTCGGTCTTGCTCTATCCGATAGTGGCTGGGGTGCTGTTTATTTGCCCGGTACTGATTGGGGTTTGGGGACATATTGCTTTCCCGGATTTAGTGGGCAAAGCTGCAGATCAGATTTTTCCGATGATGCTGACGAAATATACTTCTACTGGGCTATCTTCCCTGGTGATGGTAGGAGCATTGGCAGCCTTTATGTCCACCATGGACTCCCAGCTTCTGGCCTTAAGTTCCATGCTGACCCGTGATGTCTATACCGCCTACTTCCGCAAAGATGCCTCTTTAACTGAACAGACGCTTGTCGGTCGAATTTGGGTGATTGTTTTAGCTGGTATCGGCTTAGGAATTGCGGCCAACCCCCCAGAGACCATTTTGGCCTTTGCCACCCAAGCCTTTACTGGATTATCGGTGTTGTTCCCCACCGTGATCGCAGCGTTGTATGGCCGCAATGTCAGGGCTTCGAGTTGTCTCGTCTCCATTGTCGTGGGTGAATTGGCGGTATTAGGAGTGCAGATCAAAGTGATTCCCTCTAGCTGGATGCTGGGCTTTTTACCCGTTGTCCCCATCGTGGCCCTATCGGCCTTGATCATCATCTTGGGGTCTGTCTTTTCCCCAACCCCGGCGCATCAACCGAGCGACAATCACTACAGACCATCAGACAAAACCTATTGA
- a CDS encoding DedA family protein: MDWISLDTLQTLAHQYGYWVVCFGIMLENLGIPLPGEAIVLVGGFLAGEGDLNYFGVLGSAIAGSTIGGTCGYWVGHFGGWSLLSRAGRLVNMSEERLLEIKDGFSTNAARTVLIGRFVALLRIFASPLAGIAEMPFPRFAFFNTLGACLWALVMVTLAYFAGEIIPLSRLVSSVSQFGLFVLLAIAAWLLWPRLHNLIRRTALQEASESDTP; the protein is encoded by the coding sequence ATGGACTGGATTTCGTTAGACACTTTGCAAACATTAGCCCACCAGTATGGCTATTGGGTTGTCTGCTTCGGAATAATGCTCGAAAATTTGGGAATTCCTTTACCAGGTGAAGCAATTGTTCTGGTAGGCGGCTTTCTTGCAGGTGAAGGGGATCTGAATTACTTTGGCGTATTGGGCAGTGCGATCGCAGGTTCAACCATCGGCGGCACCTGTGGCTATTGGGTGGGACATTTTGGCGGTTGGTCTTTGTTATCGAGGGCGGGTCGCCTCGTCAATATGTCTGAAGAGCGTCTTTTAGAAATTAAAGACGGGTTCAGCACGAATGCCGCTCGGACCGTCTTAATCGGGCGATTTGTGGCGCTACTGCGGATTTTTGCCAGCCCTCTCGCGGGTATTGCTGAGATGCCCTTTCCCCGCTTTGCGTTTTTCAATACCTTAGGGGCCTGCTTGTGGGCCTTGGTGATGGTAACCCTGGCTTACTTTGCCGGTGAAATCATTCCCCTATCCCGCTTGGTTAGCAGCGTGTCTCAGTTTGGACTATTTGTATTGCTGGCAATTGCGGCCTGGCTACTCTGGCCTCGTCTCCACAACCTGATTCGTCGCACAGCCTTACAAGAAGCGAGTGAGTCTGACACGCCCTAG
- a CDS encoding transposase: MSGSTQIYRQLFSFLRQHSHYRDLRHLMTLGWMVSALICSERLCLSAWESYVPCRAKKAQSVERRWQRFLCNPLIDVHKLYVPLVLLALKNWRTHRLYLAMDTTVLWNEYCMIHVSVVCCGRAVPLLWKVLEHKSAAVAFEEYQPLLRQARWLLRQHPDVMLLADRGFANHQLMSWLQQSRWHYCLRIPCDVLLHGPRQCPREVRRLWPSKGEALLYRNVGLWDDGLYRCNLVLANIRGVKEPWAVITDESPSLQTLWQYALRFRVEELFLDSKSGVFELEESKIRCADALERLYLIAAVALLYSTAQGMAVHIKGLRQQVDPHWHRGISYLKIGLRWLKGVVHKGRELLMPVPLFTKDPQPCFASKKAQKKHYNKIWFSRIRSLQCKAL, from the coding sequence ATGTCAGGCTCCACCCAAATTTATCGTCAACTGTTCTCCTTTTTACGTCAACACAGCCATTATCGAGATTTGCGTCATCTCATGACCCTGGGATGGATGGTGAGCGCCTTAATCTGCAGTGAACGATTATGCTTATCTGCTTGGGAATCCTATGTCCCCTGCCGAGCAAAAAAAGCCCAAAGTGTCGAGCGTCGCTGGCAACGCTTTCTGTGCAATCCGCTCATTGATGTCCACAAACTGTATGTCCCTTTGGTCCTTCTAGCGCTTAAGAACTGGCGAACCCATCGCCTTTACCTAGCGATGGATACCACGGTTTTATGGAATGAATACTGCATGATTCATGTATCCGTTGTCTGCTGTGGCAGAGCAGTACCGTTGTTATGGAAAGTATTAGAGCACAAGAGTGCGGCGGTTGCTTTTGAGGAATATCAACCGCTATTGCGTCAGGCCCGTTGGTTATTACGGCAGCATCCAGATGTCATGTTGTTAGCAGATCGTGGGTTCGCGAACCATCAACTGATGAGCTGGTTACAGCAGAGCCGTTGGCATTACTGTCTGCGTATCCCATGTGATGTCCTTCTCCATGGCCCCCGTCAATGTCCAAGAGAAGTCCGTAGGTTATGGCCATCCAAAGGAGAAGCTCTCCTCTACCGTAATGTCGGGCTTTGGGATGATGGCCTCTATCGGTGCAATTTGGTACTGGCGAATATCCGAGGCGTAAAAGAACCATGGGCAGTGATTACAGATGAATCACCCTCGTTACAAACCTTGTGGCAATACGCCTTGAGGTTTCGGGTGGAAGAATTATTCCTCGATAGTAAATCTGGTGTGTTTGAGCTTGAAGAGTCGAAAATTCGCTGTGCTGATGCTCTGGAGAGGCTGTACCTGATTGCTGCTGTGGCACTGCTATACAGCACGGCTCAGGGGATGGCTGTTCATATTAAAGGGCTACGCCAACAGGTTGATCCCCATTGGCACAGAGGCATTAGCTATCTCAAGATTGGATTGCGGTGGCTCAAGGGGGTGGTCCATAAAGGACGGGAGTTGTTGATGCCAGTCCCCTTATTCACCAAGGATCCGCAACCGTGTTTTGCCTCTAAAAAAGCTCAAAAGAAACACTACAACAAAATCTGGTTCTCTCGTATCCGCTCTCTACAGTGCAAAGCTTTATGA
- a CDS encoding TlyA family RNA methyltransferase, with amino-acid sequence MAKQRLDTLLVSLELCTSRQQAQRVIRAGEVKVNDQIIDKPGTEVQLTAEIQVKQKSPFVSRGGHKLEKALAEFAIQIQDRICLDGGISTGGFTDCLLQAGAKQVYGIDVGYGQVAWKLRNDPRVILKERTNLRYLQPADLYPEEASIPDLGVIDVSFISLTKVLPALWQLLQPPREMVLLVKPQFEVGKDRVGKHGVVRDSHAHRDAIAQVYQAASALGWHYAGVTWSPLPGPKGNIEFLLWLQQEGSGPSPQTFLEIAVDAQKNLSQ; translated from the coding sequence TTGGCTAAACAGCGACTGGATACCTTACTGGTTTCATTAGAGTTATGCACCTCTCGGCAGCAAGCCCAACGGGTCATCCGGGCTGGAGAAGTGAAGGTCAATGACCAAATTATTGATAAGCCAGGCACAGAAGTTCAACTAACGGCAGAGATTCAGGTTAAACAAAAATCTCCCTTTGTCTCTCGCGGTGGCCATAAGCTAGAAAAGGCTTTGGCTGAGTTTGCCATTCAGATACAGGATCGGATTTGTTTGGATGGCGGCATCTCCACTGGGGGGTTTACGGACTGTCTGCTGCAGGCCGGAGCCAAACAGGTCTATGGCATTGATGTGGGCTATGGGCAGGTGGCCTGGAAGCTCCGCAATGATCCTCGGGTCATCCTCAAGGAGCGCACCAATCTCCGCTATCTTCAGCCTGCTGATTTATATCCAGAAGAAGCCTCTATACCTGATTTAGGCGTGATTGATGTCTCGTTTATCTCTCTAACGAAAGTGTTGCCTGCCCTCTGGCAGCTTTTACAACCACCACGGGAAATGGTTTTGCTCGTGAAACCCCAATTTGAAGTGGGGAAGGACCGAGTGGGAAAACATGGTGTTGTGCGAGATTCACACGCGCATCGAGATGCGATCGCACAAGTCTACCAAGCTGCATCAGCGTTGGGCTGGCACTATGCAGGTGTAACCTGGTCCCCCTTACCTGGCCCGAAGGGCAACATCGAGTTCTTGTTATGGCTACAGCAAGAAGGCAGTGGTCCTTCGCCGCAAACATTTTTAGAGATTGCTGTAGATGCTCAGAAAAACCTTTCCCAATAG
- a CDS encoding class I SAM-dependent methyltransferase: MENLELLIDLHQHNDRQGPGGRPETERAITLAALDKSQHLKIADLGCGTGASTLCLANKLDADITAVDFIPEFIEILRRNAEANNLSQHIHPKVGSIDDLTFADNELDVIWSEGAIYNIGFEKGIHYWRKFLKPKGVLAVSEITWLTDHRPDEIQSYWDTQYPEIDTASAKMKLLEKAGYAPLGYFMLPEHCWLDNYYHPLQSRFDEFLSCHADSDDAQALVEAEKQEIKVFETFKAYFSYGFYIARKLA; the protein is encoded by the coding sequence TTGGAGAATCTAGAACTTTTAATCGATCTGCATCAGCATAATGACCGTCAAGGGCCGGGTGGCAGGCCCGAAACAGAACGTGCCATCACTCTGGCAGCTCTCGACAAGTCACAGCATCTGAAAATTGCGGATTTGGGTTGTGGGACTGGGGCATCTACATTGTGTTTAGCAAACAAGCTAGATGCAGACATCACTGCAGTGGACTTTATACCTGAGTTTATTGAGATATTGCGACGGAACGCGGAAGCTAACAATCTGAGCCAGCATATTCACCCCAAAGTCGGCTCCATAGATGATCTGACATTTGCAGACAATGAGCTAGACGTTATCTGGTCTGAAGGGGCTATCTACAATATTGGTTTTGAAAAAGGGATTCACTATTGGCGAAAATTCCTGAAACCCAAAGGGGTACTAGCCGTATCGGAAATTACTTGGCTGACAGACCACCGACCCGATGAAATTCAATCTTATTGGGACACTCAGTACCCTGAGATAGATACTGCTTCGGCGAAAATGAAACTTCTGGAAAAAGCGGGCTACGCTCCATTGGGTTACTTTATGCTGCCAGAACACTGTTGGTTAGACAATTACTACCATCCGCTGCAAAGCAGATTTGATGAGTTTCTCAGTTGCCATGCCGATAGCGATGACGCGCAAGCCCTAGTAGAGGCTGAAAAGCAGGAAATCAAAGTGTTCGAAACGTTCAAAGCATACTTTAGCTACGGCTTTTATATTGCTAGAAAGCTTGCCTAG